Proteins encoded together in one Impatiens glandulifera chromosome 1, dImpGla2.1, whole genome shotgun sequence window:
- the LOC124921152 gene encoding ubiquitin C-terminal hydrolase 13-like isoform X2 has product MTVMTPAPIPQEDEEMLVPHSDLVEGPQPMEIVAEVDASNAPDNQPVEDPETSRFTWSIENFSRLNAKKLYSEIFNVGGHKWRILIFPKGNNVDHMSMYLDVADAATLPYGWSRHAQFSLAVVNQIHNKYSVRKDTQHQFNARESDWGFTSFMPLSELYDPGRGYLVNDTCVIDAEVVVRRVVDYWAYDSKKETGFVGLKNQGATCYMNSLLQTLYHIPYFRKAVYHMPTTENDTPSASIPLALQSLFYKLQYTDSSVATKELTKSFGWDTYDSFMQHDVQELNRVLCEKLEDKMKGTVVEGTIQKLFEGHHMNYIECFNVDYKSTRKESFYDLQLDVKGCRDVYASFDKYVEVERLEGDNKYQAEQHGLQDAKKGVLFTDFPPVLQLQLKRYEYDFMRDTMVKINDRYEFPLQLDLDRENGRYLSPEADKSVRNLYTLHSVLVHSGGVHGGHYYAYIRPTLSDQWFKFDDERVSKEDIKRALEEQYGGEEETNPGFNNAPFKFTKYSNAYMLVYIRESDKEKIICNVDEKDIAEHLRVRLKKEQEEKEIKKKEKAEAHLYTIIKVARDGDLLNQIGRDIYFDLVDHDKVRNFRVQKQMPFNLFKEEVAKEFGVPVILQRFWLWAKRQNHTYRPNRPLTPLEETQTVGQLREVSNKVHNAELKLFLEIEIGLDMCPVSYPEKTKDDILLFFKLYDPEKEELRYIGRLFVKAMGKPIEICTKLNEMAGYAPNEEIELYEEIKFEPHVMCEPIDRKSAFRSSQLEDGDIICFQKSISERSEQLRYPDVPSFLEYVHNRQVVHFRGLEKPKEDDFCLELSKLHTYDDVVERLASQLGLDDPSKIRLTAHNCYSQQPKPQHIKYRGVDHLSDMLLHYNQTSDILYYEVLDIPLPELQGLKTLKVAFHHSKKDEVSVHIIRLPKQSTVGDVINELKTKVELSHPNAEIRLLEVFYHKIYKIFPPNEMIENINDQYWTLRAEEIPEEEKNLGPHDRLIHVYHFTHDSAQNQTVQNFGEPFFLVIHEGETLAEVKLRVQKKLQVPDEEYAKWKFAFLALGRPEYLQDMDVVSNRFQKRDVYGAWEQYLGVEHTDYAPRRPYSANQNRHQYEKPVKIYN; this is encoded by the exons ATGACTGTCATGACTCCTGCCCCAATTCCT caagaagatgaagagatgCTGGTTCCACATTCAGATTTGGTAGAAGGACCCCAGCCTATGGAAA TTGTAGCAGAAGTGGATGCTAGTAATGCTCCAGATAACCAGCCAGTTGAAGATCCCGAGACATCTAGGTTCACATGGTCAATCGAAAATTTCTCTAGGTTGAATGCAAAGAAGCTCTACTCTGAAATCTTCAATGTTGGTGGACATAAATG GAGAATTCTTATTTTCCCAAAGGGAAACAATGTAGATCACATGTCTATGTATCTCGATGTTGCAGATGCAGCTACTTTACCATATGGGTGGAGTAGACATGCACAATTCAGTTTAGCGGTGGTTAATCAAATACATAACAAGTACTCCGTGAGGAAAG ATACTCAACATCAGTTCAATGCACGAGAGAGCGATTGGGGTTTCACGTCTTTTATGCCTCTTAGTGAACTGTATGATCCTGGAAGAGGTTATCTTGTGAACGATACTTGTGTTATTGATGCTGAGGTAGTAGTGCGCCGTGTTGTTGATTATTGGGCGTATGACTCAAAGAAAGAAACTGGATTTGTTGGACTTAAGAACCAAGGGGCAACTTGTTATATGAATTCTCTTCTCCAAACTTTATATCACATTCCTTATTTTAGGAAg GCTGTGTATCACATGCCTACAACTGAGAATGACACTCCATCTGCAAGCATACCTTTGGCCCTCCAGAGTTTATTCTACAAGCTCCAATACACTGATAGCAGTGTAGCAACAAAAGAGTTGACAAAGTCCTTTGGATGGGATACTTATGATTCTTTTATGCAGCACGATGTGCAAGAACTTAATAGAGTTTTGTGTGAGAAACTTGAGGATAAAATGAAG GGAACTGTAGTGGAGGGTACTATACAGAAGTTGTTTGAAGGGCATCACATGAATTACATAGAATGCTTCAACGTGGATTACAAATCTACCAGAAAGGAGTCATTCTATG ATCTTCAGCTTGACGTGAAAGGTTGCCGAGATGTCTATGCGTCTTTTGACAAGTATGTTGAGGTTGAACGTCTGGAAGGTGATAATAAGTATCAAGCAGAGCAACACGGTTTGCAG GATGCTAAAAAAGGTGTGTTATTCACTGATTTCCCACCTGTCCTTCAACTTCAATTGAAGCGGTATGAATATGATTTCATGCGTGATACAATGGTGAAG ATTAATGACCGCTACGAGTTTCCGCTTCAACTTGATCTTGACCGAGAAAATGGTAGATACTTATCTCCCGAAGCTGACAAGAGTGTTCGAAATCTCTATACGCTCCACAG TGTACTAGTTCATAGTGGTGGGGTGCACGGTGGACACTATTATGCCTACATAAGGCCAACACTCTCTGATCAGTG gttcaaatttgatgatgagcgaGTTAGCAAAGAAGATATAAAAAGAGCTTTAGAAGAGCAATATGGTGGTGAAGAGGAG ACGAATCCCGGGTTTAATAACGCACCCTTTAAATTCACTAAATACTCAAACGCCTACATGCTTGTGTATATACGTGAAAGTGACaaggaaaaaataatttgtaatgtGGATGAGAAGGACATTGCAGAGCATCTTAGG GTAAGGTTGaagaaagaacaagaagaaaaagaaataaagaaaaaggaaaaagcaGAAGCTCATCTTTATACGATTATAAAG GTGGCACGAGATGGGGATCTTCTAAACCAGATTGGGAGAGATATTTACTTTGATCTTGTAGATCATGATAAAGTTAGAAATTTCCGTGTACAGAAGCAAATGCCTTTTAACCTCTTCAAG GAGGAAGTTGCGAAGGAGTTTGGTGTACCAGTGATACTCCAGCGTTTTTGGTTGTGGGCAAAGCGTCAAAATCATACATACCGCCCTAATCGACCATTGACACCCTTGGAGGAAACTCAAACA GTTGGGCAGCTGCGGGAAGTGTCAAATAAAGTTCATAATGCAGAATTAAAGTTGTTTCTTGAAATTGAGATAGGACTG GATATGTGCCCTGTTAGTTATCCTGAGAAGACAAAAGATGATATTTTGCTTTTCTTCAAGCTTTATGATCCCGAGAAGGAAGAGCTACG CTATATTGGAAGGTTGTTTGTGAAGGCCATGGGTAAACCAATTGAAATCTGTACAAAGCTGAATGAAATGGCTGGATATGCACCCAATGAGGAAATAGAACTTTATGAG GAAATAAAGTTTGAGCCACATGTCATGTGTGAGCCTATTGACAGGAAATCTGCGTTTAGATCTAGCCAG CTTGAAGATGGGGACATTATTTGTTTCCAAAAATCTATTTCAGAACGCAGTGAACAACTTCGCTATCCGGATGTACCTTCATTTTTGGAGTACGTGCACAATCGCCAG GTGGTTCATTTTCGAGGACTGGAAAAGCCCAAGGAAGATGATTTTTGTTTAGAGCT GTCAAAGCTTCACACTTATGATGATGTAGTGGAAAGATTAGCCTCTCAGCTTGGTTTGGATGATCCATCCAAGATCAGACTGACAGCTCATAATTGTTACTCTCAGCAACCCAAACCGCAACATATCAAATACCGTGGTGTGGATCATTTGTCAGACATGTTGTTGCACTACAATCAG ACATCTGATATTTTGTATTATGAAGTACTGGACATACCTTTGCCTGAATTACAAGGTCTGAAGACGCTGAAAGTAGCTTTTCATCACTCAAAGAAAGATGAA GTGTCTGTCCACATTATTAGACTCCCTAAGCAGAGTACCGTAGGTGATGTTATTAATGAACTAAAGACAAAG GTTGAGTTATCCCATCCAAATGCAGAAATCAGGTTGCTTGAAGTGTTTTACCATAAGATCTACAAG ATTTTCCCACCCAATGAAATGATTGAGAATATTAATGACCAGTACTGGACCTTGCGAGCGGAAGAG ATTCCTGAAGAGGAGAAAAATCTTGGTCCTCATGATCGCTTGATACATGTATATCATTTCACCCATGACTCTGCTCAAAATCAAACG GTTCAGAACTTTGGAGAACCATTTTTCTTGGTCATTCATGAAGGTGAGACTTTGGCTGAGGTCAAACTAAGAGTACAGAAGAAATTGCAGGTTCCTGATGAGGAGTATGCAAAG TGGAAATTTGCATTTTTGGCACTAGGCCGACCTGAATACTTGCAAGACATGGATGTTGTTTCTAATAGGTTTCAG AAAAGAGATGTTTATGGTGCATGGGAACAGTATCTGGGAGTGGAACATACAGATTATGCTCCAAGGAGACCATATTCAGCAAATCAG AATCGACACCAGTATGAGAAACCAGTGAAGATTTACAACTAG
- the LOC124921152 gene encoding ubiquitin C-terminal hydrolase 13-like isoform X1, whose translation MTVMTPAPIPQEDEEMLVPHSDLVEGPQPMEIVAEVDASNAPDNQPVEDPETSRFTWSIENFSRLNAKKLYSEIFNVGGHKWRILIFPKGNNVDHMSMYLDVADAATLPYGWSRHAQFSLAVVNQIHNKYSVRKDTQHQFNARESDWGFTSFMPLSELYDPGRGYLVNDTCVIDAEVVVRRVVDYWAYDSKKETGFVGLKNQGATCYMNSLLQTLYHIPYFRKAVYHMPTTENDTPSASIPLALQSLFYKLQYTDSSVATKELTKSFGWDTYDSFMQHDVQELNRVLCEKLEDKMKGTVVEGTIQKLFEGHHMNYIECFNVDYKSTRKESFYDLQLDVKGCRDVYASFDKYVEVERLEGDNKYQAEQHGLQDAKKGVLFTDFPPVLQLQLKRYEYDFMRDTMVKINDRYEFPLQLDLDRENGRYLSPEADKSVRNLYTLHSVLVHSGGVHGGHYYAYIRPTLSDQWFKFDDERVSKEDIKRALEEQYGGEEELPQTNPGFNNAPFKFTKYSNAYMLVYIRESDKEKIICNVDEKDIAEHLRVRLKKEQEEKEIKKKEKAEAHLYTIIKVARDGDLLNQIGRDIYFDLVDHDKVRNFRVQKQMPFNLFKEEVAKEFGVPVILQRFWLWAKRQNHTYRPNRPLTPLEETQTVGQLREVSNKVHNAELKLFLEIEIGLDMCPVSYPEKTKDDILLFFKLYDPEKEELRYIGRLFVKAMGKPIEICTKLNEMAGYAPNEEIELYEEIKFEPHVMCEPIDRKSAFRSSQLEDGDIICFQKSISERSEQLRYPDVPSFLEYVHNRQVVHFRGLEKPKEDDFCLELSKLHTYDDVVERLASQLGLDDPSKIRLTAHNCYSQQPKPQHIKYRGVDHLSDMLLHYNQTSDILYYEVLDIPLPELQGLKTLKVAFHHSKKDEVSVHIIRLPKQSTVGDVINELKTKVELSHPNAEIRLLEVFYHKIYKIFPPNEMIENINDQYWTLRAEEIPEEEKNLGPHDRLIHVYHFTHDSAQNQTVQNFGEPFFLVIHEGETLAEVKLRVQKKLQVPDEEYAKWKFAFLALGRPEYLQDMDVVSNRFQKRDVYGAWEQYLGVEHTDYAPRRPYSANQNRHQYEKPVKIYN comes from the exons ATGACTGTCATGACTCCTGCCCCAATTCCT caagaagatgaagagatgCTGGTTCCACATTCAGATTTGGTAGAAGGACCCCAGCCTATGGAAA TTGTAGCAGAAGTGGATGCTAGTAATGCTCCAGATAACCAGCCAGTTGAAGATCCCGAGACATCTAGGTTCACATGGTCAATCGAAAATTTCTCTAGGTTGAATGCAAAGAAGCTCTACTCTGAAATCTTCAATGTTGGTGGACATAAATG GAGAATTCTTATTTTCCCAAAGGGAAACAATGTAGATCACATGTCTATGTATCTCGATGTTGCAGATGCAGCTACTTTACCATATGGGTGGAGTAGACATGCACAATTCAGTTTAGCGGTGGTTAATCAAATACATAACAAGTACTCCGTGAGGAAAG ATACTCAACATCAGTTCAATGCACGAGAGAGCGATTGGGGTTTCACGTCTTTTATGCCTCTTAGTGAACTGTATGATCCTGGAAGAGGTTATCTTGTGAACGATACTTGTGTTATTGATGCTGAGGTAGTAGTGCGCCGTGTTGTTGATTATTGGGCGTATGACTCAAAGAAAGAAACTGGATTTGTTGGACTTAAGAACCAAGGGGCAACTTGTTATATGAATTCTCTTCTCCAAACTTTATATCACATTCCTTATTTTAGGAAg GCTGTGTATCACATGCCTACAACTGAGAATGACACTCCATCTGCAAGCATACCTTTGGCCCTCCAGAGTTTATTCTACAAGCTCCAATACACTGATAGCAGTGTAGCAACAAAAGAGTTGACAAAGTCCTTTGGATGGGATACTTATGATTCTTTTATGCAGCACGATGTGCAAGAACTTAATAGAGTTTTGTGTGAGAAACTTGAGGATAAAATGAAG GGAACTGTAGTGGAGGGTACTATACAGAAGTTGTTTGAAGGGCATCACATGAATTACATAGAATGCTTCAACGTGGATTACAAATCTACCAGAAAGGAGTCATTCTATG ATCTTCAGCTTGACGTGAAAGGTTGCCGAGATGTCTATGCGTCTTTTGACAAGTATGTTGAGGTTGAACGTCTGGAAGGTGATAATAAGTATCAAGCAGAGCAACACGGTTTGCAG GATGCTAAAAAAGGTGTGTTATTCACTGATTTCCCACCTGTCCTTCAACTTCAATTGAAGCGGTATGAATATGATTTCATGCGTGATACAATGGTGAAG ATTAATGACCGCTACGAGTTTCCGCTTCAACTTGATCTTGACCGAGAAAATGGTAGATACTTATCTCCCGAAGCTGACAAGAGTGTTCGAAATCTCTATACGCTCCACAG TGTACTAGTTCATAGTGGTGGGGTGCACGGTGGACACTATTATGCCTACATAAGGCCAACACTCTCTGATCAGTG gttcaaatttgatgatgagcgaGTTAGCAAAGAAGATATAAAAAGAGCTTTAGAAGAGCAATATGGTGGTGAAGAGGAG TTGCCACAGACGAATCCCGGGTTTAATAACGCACCCTTTAAATTCACTAAATACTCAAACGCCTACATGCTTGTGTATATACGTGAAAGTGACaaggaaaaaataatttgtaatgtGGATGAGAAGGACATTGCAGAGCATCTTAGG GTAAGGTTGaagaaagaacaagaagaaaaagaaataaagaaaaaggaaaaagcaGAAGCTCATCTTTATACGATTATAAAG GTGGCACGAGATGGGGATCTTCTAAACCAGATTGGGAGAGATATTTACTTTGATCTTGTAGATCATGATAAAGTTAGAAATTTCCGTGTACAGAAGCAAATGCCTTTTAACCTCTTCAAG GAGGAAGTTGCGAAGGAGTTTGGTGTACCAGTGATACTCCAGCGTTTTTGGTTGTGGGCAAAGCGTCAAAATCATACATACCGCCCTAATCGACCATTGACACCCTTGGAGGAAACTCAAACA GTTGGGCAGCTGCGGGAAGTGTCAAATAAAGTTCATAATGCAGAATTAAAGTTGTTTCTTGAAATTGAGATAGGACTG GATATGTGCCCTGTTAGTTATCCTGAGAAGACAAAAGATGATATTTTGCTTTTCTTCAAGCTTTATGATCCCGAGAAGGAAGAGCTACG CTATATTGGAAGGTTGTTTGTGAAGGCCATGGGTAAACCAATTGAAATCTGTACAAAGCTGAATGAAATGGCTGGATATGCACCCAATGAGGAAATAGAACTTTATGAG GAAATAAAGTTTGAGCCACATGTCATGTGTGAGCCTATTGACAGGAAATCTGCGTTTAGATCTAGCCAG CTTGAAGATGGGGACATTATTTGTTTCCAAAAATCTATTTCAGAACGCAGTGAACAACTTCGCTATCCGGATGTACCTTCATTTTTGGAGTACGTGCACAATCGCCAG GTGGTTCATTTTCGAGGACTGGAAAAGCCCAAGGAAGATGATTTTTGTTTAGAGCT GTCAAAGCTTCACACTTATGATGATGTAGTGGAAAGATTAGCCTCTCAGCTTGGTTTGGATGATCCATCCAAGATCAGACTGACAGCTCATAATTGTTACTCTCAGCAACCCAAACCGCAACATATCAAATACCGTGGTGTGGATCATTTGTCAGACATGTTGTTGCACTACAATCAG ACATCTGATATTTTGTATTATGAAGTACTGGACATACCTTTGCCTGAATTACAAGGTCTGAAGACGCTGAAAGTAGCTTTTCATCACTCAAAGAAAGATGAA GTGTCTGTCCACATTATTAGACTCCCTAAGCAGAGTACCGTAGGTGATGTTATTAATGAACTAAAGACAAAG GTTGAGTTATCCCATCCAAATGCAGAAATCAGGTTGCTTGAAGTGTTTTACCATAAGATCTACAAG ATTTTCCCACCCAATGAAATGATTGAGAATATTAATGACCAGTACTGGACCTTGCGAGCGGAAGAG ATTCCTGAAGAGGAGAAAAATCTTGGTCCTCATGATCGCTTGATACATGTATATCATTTCACCCATGACTCTGCTCAAAATCAAACG GTTCAGAACTTTGGAGAACCATTTTTCTTGGTCATTCATGAAGGTGAGACTTTGGCTGAGGTCAAACTAAGAGTACAGAAGAAATTGCAGGTTCCTGATGAGGAGTATGCAAAG TGGAAATTTGCATTTTTGGCACTAGGCCGACCTGAATACTTGCAAGACATGGATGTTGTTTCTAATAGGTTTCAG AAAAGAGATGTTTATGGTGCATGGGAACAGTATCTGGGAGTGGAACATACAGATTATGCTCCAAGGAGACCATATTCAGCAAATCAG AATCGACACCAGTATGAGAAACCAGTGAAGATTTACAACTAG